From one Babylonia areolata isolate BAREFJ2019XMU chromosome 35, ASM4173473v1, whole genome shotgun sequence genomic stretch:
- the LOC143277910 gene encoding uncharacterized protein LOC143277910, translating into MESPASIRDSIRQGDWAVSIDLTDAYFHILVHPRDRKWFCFSWDGKSFQFRALPFGLAPAPWVFIRVVRELCLALRSKGIRLRVYLDDWLILAESKALCQHHLSLVRNQCQALGFLMNTEKSELEPSQQFKFLGMAIDSVSMTIRPAMPCLHRLHSLLSHLSQAVSASARELACLLGFMESLAALVPLGRLHKRPFQRHFQDRWSQSSQTWDTRIPLGTWFSQSTQRWMDMQWLNAGVPISNPTPDAELYTDASNMGWGTHMENHTASGTWFPHQQSWHINKLELEAVFLALQHFLPHVSHRSILLCTDNMTVACYLN; encoded by the coding sequence ATGGAATCGCCTGCGTCAATCAGGGACTCCATCAGGCAaggcgactgggcagtctccatagacctcacaGACGCTTACTTCCATATCCTCGTTCACCCCAGGGACCGCAAGTGGTTCTGCTTCTCATGGGACggcaagtccttccagttcagagcccttccattTGGCCTTGCTCCAGCCCCGTGGGTCTTCATcagggtggtcagggaactatgtttagccctcaggagcaagggcatacgcctgagggtctacctagacgactggttgatccttGCAGAGAGCAAGGCCCTCTGCCAGCATCACCTCAGCCTCGTCAGGAACCAGTGCCAAGCACTGGGCTTTCTGATGAACACAGAAAAATCGGAACTGGAGCCCTCTCAACAGTTCAaattcctgggtatggcgatcgattctgtatcaatgaccatacgtccggccatgccttgcctccacaggctacacagcctCCTTTCTCATCTATCACAGGCAGTCTCGGCGTCGGCCAGGGAACTTGCCTGTCTGCTGGGCTTCATGGAGTCCCTTGCTGCACTTGTCCCCTTGGGGAGACTACACAAACGTCCATTTCAGCGTCACTTCCAggacaggtggtcccagtcttctcagacGTGGGACACCCGTATTCCTctaggcacatggttctcacagtcgacccagcgctggatggacatgcaGTGGCTCAATGCCGGGGTTCCCATCTCAAACCCAACACCGGATGCAGAACtgtacacagatgcctccaacatgggcTGGGGTACACACATGGAGAACCACACAGCGTCGGGGACTTGGTTCCCACATCAGCAGTcatggcacatcaacaaactggaactggaggcggtcttccttgccctccagcacttcctcccccacgtttcgcacaggtcgatcttgctatgcacagacaacatgacggtagcatgttatctgaactaa